The genomic DNA TCTTCCACCTTAACCGTCAAGCTATTGGCTTCTCCGTAAGTGATATAGGAGGTAATATCGAAGGAAAATGCGGAGTAACCTCCTTGGTGCTGTCCAACATACTCCCCATTCACCCAAACCCTGGCGATATAATCAACGGCTTGGAAATGCAGTATGACTCGCTTACCCGTTTTCTCGGCTGGAATATCCAGCGCTCTATGGTACCATACATTAGAATGATGCTCTTCTTGGCCAATCCCGCTAGCTTTGGTTTCATAAGTAAAAGGAACAATAATTTGGCGATCCCCGCCGAACTGCTTTGGCCATCCCAAGCGCTCACCCATGTTTTCATCATCGAATTCGAAGCTCCACTCGCCATTCAAATTAACCCAGTCCGTTCTTACGAATTGCGGTCTTGGATAATCCTTAATATACATCTGTGTTCCCATTGTATCTCATCTACTCCTTTATCCTATTTCTATCTCATGCTATGCCGTCTTAAGCAGTTGACTAAGGCAATTACCCTTTAACCCCTGTCATCGATACACCCTGAACGATATGCTTTTGCAGAAAAATATAAACAATCATCGTAGGAATAGCAGCGATCGCACTGGCTGCCATAATCGTATTCACATGCAGCACGTTATTCGATAGGAAGGTCGGCAAGCCTGTAGACAGCACCATGTTTTCTTCCGAATTAATCGCGATATACGGCCAGATGAAATTATTCCAGGACATAATGAAATAGAAAATACCAATTGCAATCATGGCTGAACGCGTTAGAGGCATATAGATCGACCACCATAAGCGGAAATCCCGCCCCCCGTCAATTTGCGCTGCTTCCATATAGTCCTTGGGCAGCCCATCCATAAATTGCTTAATCAAGATCAGTCCAAGCGGATTCGTCAGGCTGGGCAAAATAATGCCCCACATATTATCCAGCAAATCCATGCTTAAGACCGTCTCGTATAAAGGAATTAGCATCGCTTCCGTCGGTATCAACAGACCGGACACACATAAAATAAATAAAAAACCTTTGGATTTAAAATTTTTGCGTGAAAAAGCAAAGGCCCCTAACGAGCTAATGATCACGGTAATCAATGTGGTTACGGCTCCGATCACGAAGCTATTCCAGGTCCATCTCAAAATTTGCGATTCGACTAATACCTTGGCATAGTTTCTAATGGTTAAGTCCGAGAAGTCCGTCCACTCTGCCATCGTAATCGCGGATACGCCTTCGGGCTTGAAAGAAACGACAAACATCCAAACTAGAGGAATTACAAATATGACTGCCAATATGACGGTTAAACTATAAATCGCTGCTCGCGCCACCTCTATTCACTCTCCATTTACGACTCTTTTCTGTTCACAACCATGTATTGAACCGCGGCAATCAACAGCATAAAAATACAAAACAACGTCGATTGTGCGGCTGCAAGCCCGAACATATCCTTCTTGAATCCCGTCACATAGATATAACGGATGATCGTATTCGTCGTATCCCCGGGTCCGCCATTGGTCATAATCTGAACCTGCCCGAACAGCTTCAAGCCTGCGATGATTTGAAAAAAGATCTGCACCTTCATCACAGAAGATAAACCCGGAAGCGTAATGAACCGGAATTTATGTAACGAAGACGCGCCGTCAATATCAGCAGCCTCATAGAGCTCCTGGGATATTTCCTGCAGCCCTGCCAGGAACAATACCATGACAAAGCCGACCGTCCACCACACCGTTGCTATGACAATGGACCACCATGCCGCTTTAGGATTGGTAAGCCAGTGAACTGAAGATAATCCTAGAGCCTCCAGGATGACATTCACGAGTCCATGCTTCGAATCAAACATTCGGAGCCAAATAAAGCTAATAACCGAAACGGAAAGTACATACGGCAGGAAGTAAACCGATCGGAACATCGTCTGAAACGGAATCTTGCGGTGAATCAACAGAGCCAGCAACAAACCAAGCGAAATAATGATCGGAACGACTAAAATGACAAAATACAGGCTGTTCCATAAATATTTATAAAAATCGCTGTTCGTCAATATTTTTATATAATTATCGAAGCCCACATACTTCTCCATTCCCAGAATCGTCCAGGAATGAAGGCTAATATAAGCGCCTCTAAGCAATGGCCAAATATAGAAAACAAGAAGCGGAATTAAAAATGGGGCTAGAAATGCAATGGCTGAAAACTCATTTTTCAATTGCCTTTTCCACCCGCTTGCTGCTTGCTGAGCTTTCACGGTCATCCTCCTCCAACGCGATGCGAAACTGTGAAACCAAGTCCGCTTGCAAGGTTTAAGGAATGAAACCGCATCATCAGACACGGTTTCATCTCATCCACCTTACTCTTAATTTTGAAGAATCTCGTTAATATCCTTCTCCATGCCCTTAACCCCATCTTCCGGCGTTATCGTTTTAAAAATAACGGCCTGAAGCACATCCTTCACCACCGTATCGATCGCATTGTACCGATCCGTCTTCGGCGCGTGTTTTACCGTCTTTTGCGAGGCGACAAACTCTTCCCGATACGGAAGGTTCATGTAATCGTCGCTGGCAGTGACCGCCTTCGCTGCTGGAACATGCCCCGCCTGGGCCCAAATTTTCCCGCCTTCAAGCGTGAAATACTTCATAAATTTCATTGCAGCAACCTGCTTCTCTTCTGTCACATATTCAGGAATAACCAAAGTATGGGAGGCTGCCCAATGCGTCTCGCTGCCGAAGATCGGAGGAATCGAGATGATGCCGACATTCAGGCCTTCTTCGCCGAGATGCCAGCCCGCTTCCCACACACCGCCAAACCAGGTCGCGGATTTCCCGCTATGGAATGTATCCCAAGGCGTCTTATCGTTAATATCGCTAAGACCTTGATCATAGAGATCCAAATAAAATTTCAGCACATCTATGGCTTTCTCATTGTTGATATCGGCTTGACTCAGATCATCCGTCAAAATACTGCCGCCAGCCTGATAATATAAATTGTAGAAGGGCTCATGAAAATACGGCGTATTCACACTAAACGGCGTTACCCCTGGAACCTTGCTCTTGATCTCTGTCAAAAACTGCTTGAAGCCTTCCGGAGAAATCTCGCCAAACTGCGGCGTGCCATCCTCATTTAGCAGCCCGGCTTCCCCAAGCAAATCTTTATTGTAGTAGAACATGTGGAAATGAGTATCGATGGGAACGGCATAGGGATTTCCATCATAGCTGACGCTTTCCACGTTGCTATCCGTAATTTCGTTGAAATCAAAGCCGGCCTTCTCCGTCAGCTCGTTTAGCGCACTCAATTGACCCGCCTTAACAAAAGGCGCAAGCCGATCAGCATGAGCTACCGCTACATCCGGGCCTTTGCCGGAGGCCAGTGCTGTACCGAACTTGGCATAATACTCCCCCGATTCCAGCCGCAGCGTCTTGACCTTGACCTCTTGCTGGGAGGCATTAAAACCGTCCACGATTTGATCGACAAAATCGCCTTCCCCGCCCCCAAATAGATTCCAAAACGTAATTTCAACCGGCCCGCTAGCCTCACTGCCGCCTGCACCGCTATTCGTCTCGGCCGCCTTTCCCGAGTTGGCCGGACTGCTTCCTTGGCTGGAGCAGCCTGCTACAATCAGTATGATCGCAAGCATCAAGAATAACATCGTCGTGAACCTGTTCTTTCTAGCCATGGCGTATCCCCTTTTCTTGTATAGGTTTAGAACAGCTTCTTCTAACCCGCCTGTCATGCAAGCGCATTCATGCTGTTCTTGATTTTCATATTAGAATAAAGCGGCAGTCATTCAAACGGAATAAACCACGCAATCTATCGTAAAAAAATAAGGTTTTCATGGCACGAATCTTCAAACCCGGTCTCTCTGGTGCAATATTTCTCTCGATCCGTGTAAAATTTACAGATGACTTATATGGACTTTATTCCATCCCTATATTCGCTTGGTGTTGCGCCTGTCATTTTTTTAAACAGTTTGGAGAAATACTTCGAGTCGGAAATGCCCACCAACATGCCGACCTCACTGCTCTTAAGATCGGTATTGCGGAGCAAGGCCTTGGCACGCTCAAGCCGAACTTTGGTAATATAGTCGATGACCCCTTCGCCCATTTCTCGCTTAAACAAATTAGAGAAGTAATTTTTACTAAGATGAACATGCTGACTTAGCACTTGGAGCGACAGATCTTGATCATAGTTCTGCTCGATGTACTGAACAGCCTTCGCAATGCTTCCTTGATCACTTGAATAGACGGCCCGCATCTTTTGGATCAGTTCTTCATAGATCTCCACGAACCACGATATAATCTCCTCCAGCGTCTCAAGCTGTTTAATCTGGTCAAACAATTCCTTCTTCCGTTCATACAGCCATTCATGATCATGGGATAACTCCAAATACATATTGGTCAAATTCAGCAGCAGTTCAATGGATATGAGATGCACGCCTTCATAGTCGAGCCTGGCCTTCACATGATCAAAGGTATCGACAAGGTACTGCTGCATCGCTTCACGATCCAAAGAATACAAATAATCATTCAGCTTCTTGTTCATCACCGGAACCGGCTTCGCCGCAAAGTCAGTTTCATATACGAATTCTTGGCCAATCACGATGCCGCATCCGATAAACAGCTTGAGCCGATAGCGATGCTCTGCCTCTAAATAAGCATCCCGGAGCTCATGCAAGGTATAGATCGGACTGCTTACTCCAAGGGTTACCGATAATCCTAATTCGTCAGAGATTCGGGAGATGACCCGTTGCGCCAATTCCCCTGCCGCATCAGCAGTGATACCTTTACACAGTACAGTCCACAGTCCCGTGCTTCCAGAGATCATTTCGTTATCCTCCGCACCCATGGAGCATATTTCCCTAGTTACTTCCATCCCCTTGGTGTGAAACATAATCATCTCCTCTTCCGAGTGATGACTTCTCAGTTTTTCCAAATCATCGATCCCGATATAGAGTAGGATCAGAGGAGTCTTGCCGGGAGACAGGCCCGCTGCTAGCAGTTTCTCCTCGGTGACATGGGCCTCCGAAATCGTGCCGTGGGCCAGCCCCATTAACAATGCTTCTTTGGTAACGCGATCCTTATTCGATTCCTCGCGCGCCTGCTTATTCGGGGAATGACCAGCAGTCGATTGAGCCTCGTCCAGAACGGCCTTCAGATTCATCATCACCTGCTCCAAATCCTTGGGCATAATATCCGACTTGATCAAGTAATCCGTAATCCCGAGACGTATGGCCTTTTGGGCATACTCAAAATCATCAAGACAAGTCAGCAAAATCAGTTTGACCTGCCGATCCAATGCCCTGACCTGACTGACAAACTCGATCCCATCCATCACAGGCATCTTGATATCGGATATGACGACATCCGGCGCCAGCTCTTCGAAGGCCATCAGCCCCTCCGTGCCGTTGCTTGCTTCGCCAACTACATCAAACCCCATACTCTCCCAATCTATCATCGCTTTAATTCCATACCGGACGAAATGCTCATCGTCAACGATCAATACTTTATACATATTGTCCCCCTGACTACTCTAGTATTGGCAGCGTAATGACTACAACGGTTCCCTTTCCAGGCTTGCTGTTTATCGTAAGACCGTACTCTTGGCCGCAAATGAGCTTGATTCTTTCCTCTACATTAGAGAGACCCACCCCTAGGAAAAAAGCTCCCTTTGGCAAGTCATCCGCTTCCAGGCTGCCGAAATTGACCTCATCCTCGAAACCGAGTCCATTGTCTATAATTTCGAATAATAGATGCTTCCCCTCCTGCCTGCAGCGAATCGTGATCACCGCTCCCTGCGGCTGATCCGCAAATCCATGCAGCACCGCATTTTCCACTATCGGCTGCAGAATAACTTTGGGCGTTCGATACATCTTCACCTTGTCTTCAATCTCATAATTCACTTCAATCGGAGTTGTGGTGCGCAAATTTTGAATTCCCATATAACATTCGACATGCTCCAGCTCCTCGTGAACAAGAACCGTATCACTTCCTTTTCCGATACTGATATGCAGCAAACGGGATAATAACCGTGCCATCTCCGCCGTATTATTCGCTTTCTGAAATAGCGCCGTCCACTTGATCGCGTCCAATGTATTATAGAGAAAATGCGGGTTGATCTGCGCCTCCAGGGCTTTTACCTCGGCAATTCTTTTATTATTCTGCTCCTCGTACACCGCTTCCACCAATTCTTCAATTCTCCCCACCATATCATTAAAATGGTATTCTAAACTGCCGATTTCATCGATTCTGTCCTCGTTAATGCGAATCCGTGTCGCTAGATTGCCGAGATGAACCTGCTTCATCGCCTTCACCATCGCTTTTAAAGGCTTGGAGACAGACGATGCCATGGCATAGGCCGTAATGATTGAGAACAAAACGCACAATATCATGATCATAGCGATTACTTTTATTACTTGATTCGAATCCTTATATAAACTGGACCGTTCTATAATATGTACAACCTTCCAATCGTTGCTCTTTAGCTGCAGGTAGTTCACCATAACCTCTTTCCCTTTATACTTGGCCACGAAGCTGCCTTCCTTCACCCCGTCCTGAATAGCTGCCCCCGTGTCATTTTGAAAATATAGGTTCATCGGCGTCATGAGCATAGATTTATCCGCATGCGATAAAATAATTCCATTCTGATCGATCACGAAGCTTTCTGTAGAAAGCTCACTGTCTGTATTTTTACTTAAAATATCGCTTAGCATCTCTTCCCGGATATCGAGCACAACCACCATGCCCATTTGCCGGCCATCATAAATGTTGAATACCTGCTTGGCCAGTGAGAAGACCAGCTCCTCATGATTGTCCGCCGTATCCGAATACTGTCCTAGTCTGGTGGGGAACCAGACATAAGAATTCCGCTCGGCCATCGTCCGCTCATAGAAATCAGCCCGATGTGCTTCAAGATCCTCCCAGCGAAAAATCCCCTTAATATACTGAGCATCCGTAATAAACGAAATCGATTTGAACTCTGGAGAAACCGCCGTGAAGTAAGCCAGCTTGGTAGTCAGCGTGAGATGTTCCACAATGCTTTCATCACGCTGCTGCAGCTTATCCAGCAAAGACATAACTTCCGTGTTCGTGATGACCTGCATCAGCATATCCTTGTACCCGGAGAAGCGGATATCGATATTTTCCCCTGTCTGTCTGATCAGCTGCTTTGAGGAGTCCGTCACTTTCTTGTCAATCGCGTCTTTTGTAATTGAATACGAGACCAGCCCCAATATAAACAAAGGGATTAATGTCATCGCCGTGAGCAGCAAAATCCATTTGTATTTAATGCTCGTTCGCAAATGCCGCCAGCCTTTGCCTAATCTCATCGTCATCATCTCCACCTGCTTAGATACGAACAAAGAAA from Paenibacillus woosongensis includes the following:
- a CDS encoding carbohydrate ABC transporter permease, whose protein sequence is MAVIFVIPLVWMFVVSFKPEGVSAITMAEWTDFSDLTIRNYAKVLVESQILRWTWNSFVIGAVTTLITVIISSLGAFAFSRKNFKSKGFLFILCVSGLLIPTEAMLIPLYETVLSMDLLDNMWGIILPSLTNPLGLILIKQFMDGLPKDYMEAAQIDGGRDFRLWWSIYMPLTRSAMIAIGIFYFIMSWNNFIWPYIAINSEENMVLSTGLPTFLSNNVLHVNTIMAASAIAAIPTMIVYIFLQKHIVQGVSMTGVKG
- a CDS encoding carbohydrate ABC transporter permease, which translates into the protein MKAQQAASGWKRQLKNEFSAIAFLAPFLIPLLVFYIWPLLRGAYISLHSWTILGMEKYVGFDNYIKILTNSDFYKYLWNSLYFVILVVPIIISLGLLLALLIHRKIPFQTMFRSVYFLPYVLSVSVISFIWLRMFDSKHGLVNVILEALGLSSVHWLTNPKAAWWSIVIATVWWTVGFVMVLFLAGLQEISQELYEAADIDGASSLHKFRFITLPGLSSVMKVQIFFQIIAGLKLFGQVQIMTNGGPGDTTNTIIRYIYVTGFKKDMFGLAAAQSTLFCIFMLLIAAVQYMVVNRKES
- a CDS encoding ABC transporter substrate-binding protein, with amino-acid sequence MARKNRFTTMLFLMLAIILIVAGCSSQGSSPANSGKAAETNSGAGGSEASGPVEITFWNLFGGGEGDFVDQIVDGFNASQQEVKVKTLRLESGEYYAKFGTALASGKGPDVAVAHADRLAPFVKAGQLSALNELTEKAGFDFNEITDSNVESVSYDGNPYAVPIDTHFHMFYYNKDLLGEAGLLNEDGTPQFGEISPEGFKQFLTEIKSKVPGVTPFSVNTPYFHEPFYNLYYQAGGSILTDDLSQADINNEKAIDVLKFYLDLYDQGLSDINDKTPWDTFHSGKSATWFGGVWEAGWHLGEEGLNVGIISIPPIFGSETHWAASHTLVIPEYVTEEKQVAAMKFMKYFTLEGGKIWAQAGHVPAAKAVTASDDYMNLPYREEFVASQKTVKHAPKTDRYNAIDTVVKDVLQAVIFKTITPEDGVKGMEKDINEILQN
- a CDS encoding response regulator → MYKVLIVDDEHFVRYGIKAMIDWESMGFDVVGEASNGTEGLMAFEELAPDVVISDIKMPVMDGIEFVSQVRALDRQVKLILLTCLDDFEYAQKAIRLGITDYLIKSDIMPKDLEQVMMNLKAVLDEAQSTAGHSPNKQAREESNKDRVTKEALLMGLAHGTISEAHVTEEKLLAAGLSPGKTPLILLYIGIDDLEKLRSHHSEEEMIMFHTKGMEVTREICSMGAEDNEMISGSTGLWTVLCKGITADAAGELAQRVISRISDELGLSVTLGVSSPIYTLHELRDAYLEAEHRYRLKLFIGCGIVIGQEFVYETDFAAKPVPVMNKKLNDYLYSLDREAMQQYLVDTFDHVKARLDYEGVHLISIELLLNLTNMYLELSHDHEWLYERKKELFDQIKQLETLEEIISWFVEIYEELIQKMRAVYSSDQGSIAKAVQYIEQNYDQDLSLQVLSQHVHLSKNYFSNLFKREMGEGVIDYITKVRLERAKALLRNTDLKSSEVGMLVGISDSKYFSKLFKKMTGATPSEYRDGIKSI
- a CDS encoding cache domain-containing sensor histidine kinase, with product MRLGLSLFVSKQVEMMTMRLGKGWRHLRTSIKYKWILLLTAMTLIPLFILGLVSYSITKDAIDKKVTDSSKQLIRQTGENIDIRFSGYKDMLMQVITNTEVMSLLDKLQQRDESIVEHLTLTTKLAYFTAVSPEFKSISFITDAQYIKGIFRWEDLEAHRADFYERTMAERNSYVWFPTRLGQYSDTADNHEELVFSLAKQVFNIYDGRQMGMVVVLDIREEMLSDILSKNTDSELSTESFVIDQNGIILSHADKSMLMTPMNLYFQNDTGAAIQDGVKEGSFVAKYKGKEVMVNYLQLKSNDWKVVHIIERSSLYKDSNQVIKVIAMIMILCVLFSIITAYAMASSVSKPLKAMVKAMKQVHLGNLATRIRINEDRIDEIGSLEYHFNDMVGRIEELVEAVYEEQNNKRIAEVKALEAQINPHFLYNTLDAIKWTALFQKANNTAEMARLLSRLLHISIGKGSDTVLVHEELEHVECYMGIQNLRTTTPIEVNYEIEDKVKMYRTPKVILQPIVENAVLHGFADQPQGAVITIRCRQEGKHLLFEIIDNGLGFEDEVNFGSLEADDLPKGAFFLGVGLSNVEERIKLICGQEYGLTINSKPGKGTVVVITLPILE